The following are from one region of the Rhodopirellula sp. P2 genome:
- a CDS encoding AAA family ATPase, whose product MRLDRVYIDGFKNLKEVNVDFDKNQLTTVVIGQNGAGKSNLIEAIVEVFRSVDLKEKTYVPKFVYDIDYRINGQSIRLSNKGGKQTIFAGKSVESLKPLSRKAFDNDKANYFPDLVFGYYSGGSRRLESLFDRHQRKYYDAIKLNDDLDECREALVNRRLFYCRPIHGVFALLAFYAYPAPAVANLLTKKLGITQFDSVLAVFRKPWFAKGAKNDALNDAPNLWGAKGPAGWCGRRFRDLALHPLALMDRPIDDYRDKGTDEPQFAAFFRDAGPLKELANQYEDDRDFFAAIEAMDISDLIRDVHLWVDRTNNDTGDVSFNDLSDGERQLLMVLGLIRVSRGRNALFLLDEPDTHLNPHWQLTYLDLIQEWTEVASDESDCHIILTSHNPLTIAALNREEVRVMTQRENGTTTAQAPYTHPRGLGFTATLTEIFGLESTLDPATQEDIDTRNSLAAIDKRTKGQEERLIEINDELNRRGFMFEDREPLYNDFLKSWHDVQYANRPPMTPDQLKTRREAMNDLIKKLIAEKAEDES is encoded by the coding sequence ATGCGATTGGATCGCGTCTACATCGACGGTTTCAAGAACCTGAAGGAGGTAAACGTCGATTTCGACAAGAATCAGCTCACGACGGTGGTGATAGGCCAAAACGGTGCCGGTAAATCAAATCTGATTGAGGCGATCGTCGAGGTGTTTCGGTCCGTCGATCTCAAGGAAAAGACGTACGTTCCTAAGTTCGTCTATGACATTGACTACCGCATCAACGGACAAAGCATCCGCCTATCTAACAAAGGCGGCAAGCAGACGATCTTTGCTGGCAAGAGCGTCGAATCGCTGAAGCCGCTGTCACGAAAAGCGTTCGACAACGACAAAGCCAACTATTTTCCTGATCTCGTTTTCGGTTACTACTCCGGTGGCAGTCGTCGGCTGGAAAGTCTCTTTGATCGACACCAACGAAAGTACTACGACGCGATCAAGTTGAATGATGACTTGGATGAATGCCGCGAAGCGCTCGTCAACCGGCGCCTGTTTTATTGTCGTCCGATTCACGGCGTCTTCGCATTGCTCGCTTTCTACGCCTACCCCGCTCCGGCAGTGGCGAACCTGCTCACGAAGAAGCTGGGAATCACGCAATTTGATTCCGTACTGGCGGTCTTTCGAAAGCCATGGTTTGCCAAAGGGGCAAAGAACGATGCGTTGAACGACGCTCCGAATTTGTGGGGAGCGAAGGGGCCTGCCGGTTGGTGCGGACGCAGGTTCCGCGACTTGGCCCTTCACCCGCTCGCCTTGATGGATCGTCCCATCGACGACTATCGAGATAAGGGCACAGATGAACCACAGTTCGCAGCCTTTTTTCGCGATGCCGGACCACTCAAGGAACTGGCCAACCAGTACGAAGACGATCGCGACTTCTTTGCTGCGATCGAAGCGATGGACATCTCCGATCTTATTCGCGATGTGCATTTGTGGGTAGATCGCACGAACAACGACACGGGCGATGTAAGTTTCAATGACCTCTCCGATGGTGAACGTCAATTGCTAATGGTGCTGGGATTGATTCGCGTATCCCGCGGGCGAAACGCCCTGTTCTTGCTCGATGAACCAGACACTCATCTCAATCCGCATTGGCAATTGACCTACCTCGACTTAATTCAGGAATGGACGGAAGTTGCTTCCGACGAATCCGATTGCCATATCATCCTGACGTCACACAATCCGCTGACAATTGCAGCCCTCAATCGCGAGGAAGTTCGAGTAATGACCCAGCGAGAAAACGGCACAACAACGGCACAAGCTCCATATACGCACCCTCGCGGCTTAGGCTTCACCGCAACACTGACAGAAATTTTTGGCTTGGAATCAACGCTCGACCCAGCCACTCAAGAAGACATCGACACGCGAAACAGCCTGGCTGCGATTGACAAGCGGACGAAGGGGCAGGAAGAGAGACTCATCGAGATCAATGACGAGCTCAACCGACGAGGTTTCATGTTTGAG